In Halarcobacter bivalviorum, a genomic segment contains:
- a CDS encoding beta-ketoacyl synthase N-terminal-like domain-containing protein: protein MNAYITGTSLVCNIGDNKQDIISNLKKLSFKNYKEYLEELFKEKTFYKIYNYDYSKEERFQKILEKVVLEAIKEAKLSKEEQEDLHIFLGSTSMEMGTNEEFKNNYDKSTCNFEFKDIGNGAIGEYVKKILNSKHKPLLFSTACTSSVNALAYAAKMIEKKKIKRAIVIGFELFNKSTLGGFSSLMLLSKSKIYRPFDKNSDGIILGEACSAIVLEDKKRDEKDFRYICSSNVCDNYSETTSDPSGVPIFEAMNQSLEKANLKIEDIDCIKAHATGSENNNSSEAKALSLLFEKYKSKTKVTALKPIIGHTLGACGTNEITLMLEAIKNGFLPATFGFEEPIEDLAFTPILENQTCKEKQTILLNYIAFGGNNSSIILSNKA from the coding sequence TTGAACGCATATATCACAGGAACATCTTTAGTTTGTAATATTGGAGATAATAAACAAGATATTATCTCCAATTTAAAAAAGCTTTCATTTAAAAACTACAAAGAGTATTTAGAAGAGCTTTTTAAAGAAAAGACTTTTTATAAAATTTATAATTATGATTATTCAAAAGAAGAAAGATTTCAAAAGATTTTAGAAAAAGTAGTTTTAGAGGCAATAAAAGAGGCAAAACTTTCAAAAGAAGAACAAGAGGATTTACATATTTTTCTTGGTTCTACTTCTATGGAAATGGGAACAAATGAAGAGTTCAAAAACAACTATGACAAAAGTACTTGTAACTTTGAGTTTAAAGATATTGGAAATGGAGCTATTGGAGAGTATGTTAAAAAAATCTTGAACTCAAAACATAAACCCCTACTTTTCTCAACGGCTTGTACTTCAAGTGTAAATGCTCTAGCTTACGCAGCTAAAATGATAGAAAAGAAAAAAATCAAAAGAGCAATTGTAATTGGCTTTGAACTTTTTAATAAATCTACTTTAGGTGGTTTTTCTTCACTAATGCTTCTATCTAAATCAAAAATTTATAGACCCTTTGATAAAAATAGTGATGGCATTATTTTAGGAGAAGCTTGCTCTGCAATAGTTCTTGAAGATAAAAAAAGAGATGAAAAAGATTTTAGATATATCTGCTCTTCAAATGTTTGTGATAACTACTCTGAAACTACAAGTGATCCATCGGGAGTTCCTATTTTTGAAGCAATGAATCAATCTTTAGAAAAAGCAAATTTAAAGATAGAAGATATAGATTGTATAAAAGCACATGCAACAGGAAGTGAAAATAATAACTCTTCTGAGGCAAAAGCTCTATCTTTATTATTTGAAAAATATAAAAGCAAAACAAAAGTTACTGCACTTAAACCAATAATAGGACACACCTTAGGTGCTTGTGGTACAAATGAAATTACATTAATGTTAGAAGCTATAAAAAATGGTTTTTTACCTGCTACTTTTGGTTTTGAAGAGCCAATTGAAGATTTAGCCTTTACTCCAATATTAGAAAATCAAACTTGTAAAGAGAAACAAACTATTTTATTAAACTATATTGCCTTTGGCGGGAATAATAGTTCAATTATCTTAAGTAATAAGGCTTAA
- a CDS encoding BtrH N-terminal domain-containing protein — MSEKFEHSQFAHCESGVVSTLLTHYGLKLSEPMVFGLTSSLSFVFLPIIKLNNMPLIAYRELPKNIVNKVSRVLGIEIVKKTYKNGIEANKDLTKFVEEKKLVGLQTSVFYLPYFPKDMRFHFNAHNLLVYGKEGSNYKVSDPVFEEPVLCDEKELTKARFAKGVFAPKGFMYYPKNIPSNLDLSLIVKKAIKKNAKSMLTPFPYAGVKGMRTLAKKISKLSSKDERYLKNYLTHIVRMQEEIGTGGGGFRFLYAAFLKESKQYNLNQELLDEASSLLVKSGNTLREFALLCVEASKKIEKFDRSKIAQKLIEASKYEEEAFILLKKI; from the coding sequence ATGAGTGAAAAGTTTGAACACTCTCAATTTGCACACTGTGAGAGTGGGGTTGTTTCAACTTTATTAACTCATTATGGTTTAAAGCTTAGTGAGCCAATGGTTTTTGGACTTACAAGCTCTTTATCTTTTGTTTTTCTTCCTATTATAAAACTTAATAATATGCCACTTATTGCGTATAGAGAGTTACCTAAAAATATTGTTAATAAAGTATCTAGAGTTTTAGGTATAGAGATTGTTAAAAAAACATATAAAAATGGTATTGAAGCAAATAAAGATTTAACTAAATTTGTTGAAGAAAAAAAATTGGTTGGGCTTCAAACCTCAGTATTTTATTTGCCATATTTTCCAAAAGATATGAGGTTTCACTTTAATGCACATAATCTCTTAGTATATGGAAAAGAAGGAAGTAACTACAAAGTATCTGACCCTGTTTTTGAAGAGCCAGTTTTATGTGATGAAAAAGAGCTTACAAAAGCCAGATTTGCTAAAGGAGTATTTGCTCCAAAAGGTTTTATGTATTATCCTAAAAATATTCCAAGTAATCTTGATTTATCTTTAATTGTTAAAAAAGCAATTAAAAAAAATGCAAAATCAATGTTAACTCCTTTTCCATATGCGGGAGTAAAAGGAATGAGAACCTTAGCTAAAAAGATTTCAAAGTTAAGCTCTAAAGATGAAAGATATTTAAAAAACTATTTAACTCATATTGTTAGAATGCAAGAAGAAATAGGAACTGGTGGTGGAGGTTTTAGGTTTTTATATGCTGCTTTTTTAAAAGAATCAAAACAGTATAACTTAAACCAAGAACTGCTAGATGAGGCTTCATCTTTACTTGTAAAATCTGGAAATACTTTAAGAGAGTTTGCCTTACTTTGTGTTGAAGCTAGTAAAAAAATAGAGAAGTTTGATAGAAGTAAAATTGCCCAAAAACTGATTGAAGCTTCAAAATATGAAGAAGAGGCTTTTATCTTATTAAAAAAAATATAA
- a CDS encoding NFACT RNA binding domain-containing protein yields MKYYILKEIVKYLQEEAQVIKHIRRIDNNLIIIEFNNKNSIYFDMSKGKSYIYKKNGEKTSKKDFNAPFDVVLQKRFINARIENIEIYNEDKIINIKVNSSSSYKKLTTILQLEFTGKHTNAIILDENRIILEALRHIDEFASSRVVKVGVKLDEIPKNDFIPKIEEIKDVEEYLFDVYKKIEKENLENHRKQKITQVNKKLKKLQKTLETLPKKEDLEIESNSLYEKANLILANLHSIKPYQDVLETYDYQGNSITIELDTRYQASTFSNNLFKKAKRAKQKANNIKIEKSNLEEKVEFLKRLINNINSCSSIDEIEFLLPKKQKNQARTKKSQNYESFFYEGYKIMLGTNERENIYLLENSKASDFWFHLKDAPSSHVIVQNSKKTIPGNVIEKAAKICAQFSTDFEGAYSVDYTQRRNVKIQHGANVLYNPYTTIKVNI; encoded by the coding sequence TTGAAATACTATATTTTAAAAGAGATTGTAAAGTATCTCCAAGAAGAAGCCCAAGTTATAAAACATATAAGAAGAATTGATAATAACTTAATTATAATAGAATTTAATAATAAAAACTCTATTTATTTTGATATGAGTAAAGGGAAAAGTTATATTTATAAGAAAAATGGAGAAAAAACATCAAAAAAAGACTTTAATGCTCCTTTTGATGTAGTCCTTCAAAAAAGATTTATCAATGCAAGAATCGAAAACATCGAGATTTATAATGAAGATAAGATAATAAATATAAAAGTTAACTCTTCCTCTTCTTATAAAAAACTAACAACTATTTTACAATTAGAGTTTACCGGTAAACATACAAATGCAATTATTTTAGATGAAAATAGAATTATTTTAGAAGCCTTAAGGCATATTGATGAATTTGCATCAAGTAGAGTTGTAAAAGTAGGGGTAAAATTAGATGAGATACCAAAAAATGATTTTATTCCAAAAATAGAAGAGATTAAAGATGTGGAAGAGTATCTTTTTGATGTATATAAAAAAATAGAAAAAGAGAATCTTGAAAATCATAGAAAACAAAAAATTACTCAAGTAAATAAAAAGTTAAAAAAGTTACAAAAGACTTTAGAAACATTACCTAAAAAAGAGGATTTGGAGATTGAGTCTAACTCTTTATATGAAAAAGCTAATTTAATTCTTGCAAATTTACATAGTATAAAACCATATCAAGATGTTTTAGAAACCTATGACTATCAAGGAAATAGCATTACAATAGAGTTAGATACTAGATATCAAGCCTCAACTTTTTCAAATAATCTATTTAAAAAAGCAAAAAGAGCAAAACAAAAAGCTAATAATATTAAGATAGAAAAATCAAATTTAGAAGAGAAAGTTGAGTTTTTAAAGAGGTTGATAAACAATATTAACTCTTGTTCTAGTATTGATGAAATAGAGTTTTTACTTCCTAAGAAGCAGAAAAATCAAGCTCGTACAAAAAAGAGTCAAAACTATGAAAGCTTTTTTTATGAAGGTTATAAAATTATGCTTGGAACAAATGAAAGAGAAAATATTTATTTATTAGAAAATTCAAAAGCAAGTGATTTTTGGTTTCATTTAAAAGATGCTCCCTCTTCACATGTTATTGTTCAAAATAGTAAAAAAACAATTCCTGGAAATGTTATTGAAAAAGCTGCAAAAATATGTGCTCAATTTTCAACAGATTTTGAAGGGGCTTATAGTGTAGATTATACTCAAAGAAGAAATGTTAAAATACAGCATGGAGCAAATGTTTTATATAATCCCTATACAACAATAAAAGTTAATATATGA
- a CDS encoding ABC transporter permease — protein MFKYLLKKEFTLILRDLHALLVLFVMPVIFILIMSLALKNSYSNSVDTPLKVAISSSKNNKSIKTMIESLNKSNFFEAKYLEIENKKETLYKQEYDFIIEIQRDYIERIKLNDDNFKVSIYSKPDISLQKIELLKNLISNASTKIILEDLMLAQKIDTKNVLDFEAKIQNNYIYKKDNFEIEPSSTQQSVPAWLVFSMFFILIPISNTFINEKNFGTIDRIRSIKVSLFPILLGKIIPYYFINQIQVVFMILVGIYLVPLLGGDSLEIKGNIALIFLVSSALSFASISFALLIANISKTTEEATTIGGVSNIILAAIGGIMVPKFVMPKFMQDFSDYSPMSWGLESFLEVFVRGGSFNDISTYLYNMIVFAIICLLLAYTLLKKRR, from the coding sequence ATGTTTAAATATTTACTAAAAAAAGAGTTTACCCTTATTCTTAGAGACTTACATGCTTTATTAGTTCTTTTTGTAATGCCTGTTATTTTTATTTTAATTATGTCTTTAGCTTTAAAAAACAGCTATTCTAATAGCGTGGATACTCCTTTAAAAGTAGCTATTAGTAGTTCAAAAAATAATAAATCTATAAAAACTATGATTGAGAGTCTAAATAAAAGTAATTTCTTTGAAGCAAAATACTTAGAAATAGAGAATAAAAAAGAGACTCTATATAAACAAGAATATGATTTTATAATAGAGATTCAAAGAGATTATATTGAAAGAATCAAACTAAATGATGATAATTTCAAAGTAAGCATTTATAGTAAACCAGATATCTCTTTGCAGAAAATTGAACTTTTAAAAAATCTTATTTCAAATGCAAGTACCAAAATTATTTTAGAAGATTTAATGCTTGCACAAAAAATTGATACAAAAAATGTTTTAGATTTTGAAGCAAAAATTCAAAATAACTATATCTATAAAAAAGATAACTTTGAGATAGAACCTAGCTCTACACAACAAAGTGTACCAGCTTGGCTTGTATTTTCTATGTTTTTTATACTTATTCCTATTTCAAATACATTTATAAATGAAAAAAACTTTGGAACAATTGATAGAATTAGAAGTATCAAGGTATCTTTATTTCCTATTTTATTAGGAAAAATCATTCCTTATTATTTTATAAATCAAATACAAGTAGTTTTTATGATACTTGTAGGTATCTATCTTGTTCCTCTTTTAGGTGGAGATTCTTTAGAGATAAAAGGAAATATTGCTTTAATCTTTTTAGTCTCATCAGCCCTTAGTTTTGCTTCTATCTCTTTTGCACTTTTAATTGCAAATATAAGTAAGACAACGGAAGAGGCAACTACAATTGGAGGAGTATCAAATATTATTCTTGCAGCAATTGGTGGGATAATGGTACCTAAATTTGTAATGCCTAAATTTATGCAAGATTTTTCAGATTATTCACCGATGTCTTGGGGACTAGAAAGCTTTTTAGAGGTTTTTGTCAGAGGTGGAAGTTTTAATGATATTTCTACATATTTATATAACATGATAGTTTTTGCTATAATTTGCCTTTTATTAGCATATACATTATTAAAAAAGAGGAGATGA
- a CDS encoding phosphopantetheine-binding protein has translation MIGSKDEKLKLELKELIIEECDKDIEAEEISDDEILFGSDSKLELDSMDALQISMALHKKYGIDANDSKKLRKIMASINTLADYIQPE, from the coding sequence TTGATAGGGTCTAAAGATGAAAAGTTAAAATTAGAATTAAAAGAGTTAATTATTGAAGAGTGTGATAAAGATATTGAAGCCGAAGAGATAAGTGATGATGAAATACTTTTTGGTTCAGACTCAAAATTAGAATTAGACTCAATGGATGCCCTTCAAATATCTATGGCTTTACATAAAAAATATGGAATAGATGCAAATGATAGTAAAAAACTTAGAAAAATTATGGCATCAATAAATACTTTGGCAGACTACATTCAACCGGAATAA
- a CDS encoding dialkylrecorsinol condensing enzyme, producing MIIKKVLVISYSQTGQLSQVTNSMLAPLEEDENIEVVYKKIEPLKPYPFPWDFMSFMDCFPESVYLDPPKIKEIEEDDNDYDLIILPYQVWFLSPSLPITAFLKSDYAKRKLKGKPVITLIGCRNMWVMAQEKMKQLLTEVEAKLIDNIVLIDQGNSLATFITTPRWMLTGKRDSLWGIFPEAGISKKDIKEASRFGKAIKQALAKDEEKKQKSICSGLNTVNVDEKLIKSEQIGTKSFMIWGKLIRKVGKQGEAKRKPIVILYVVFLLLMIITIVPINMLVQTIIRKINKEKILEQKKIYEAPSGSAKDRMKDFSADE from the coding sequence TTGATTATTAAAAAAGTATTAGTTATATCATATTCCCAAACAGGACAATTAAGCCAAGTAACAAACTCCATGTTAGCACCTCTTGAAGAGGATGAAAATATCGAAGTGGTTTATAAGAAAATTGAGCCACTTAAGCCTTATCCTTTTCCTTGGGATTTTATGAGTTTTATGGATTGTTTTCCTGAATCTGTATATTTAGATCCACCAAAAATTAAAGAGATTGAAGAGGATGACAATGACTATGATTTGATAATTTTACCTTATCAAGTATGGTTCTTATCTCCTTCTTTACCTATTACTGCATTTTTAAAAAGTGATTATGCAAAAAGAAAATTAAAAGGTAAACCTGTAATTACTCTTATTGGTTGTAGAAATATGTGGGTAATGGCACAAGAAAAAATGAAACAGTTACTTACTGAGGTTGAAGCTAAACTAATTGATAATATAGTTTTAATAGACCAAGGAAACTCTCTTGCAACTTTTATTACAACACCTAGATGGATGTTAACAGGGAAAAGAGACTCTTTATGGGGAATATTCCCTGAAGCTGGGATTTCAAAAAAAGATATAAAAGAGGCATCAAGATTTGGAAAAGCAATAAAACAAGCTTTAGCAAAAGATGAAGAAAAAAAACAAAAATCTATTTGTTCTGGTTTAAATACAGTAAATGTAGATGAGAAGCTAATTAAAAGTGAACAAATTGGAACTAAGAGTTTTATGATTTGGGGAAAACTTATTAGAAAAGTAGGAAAACAAGGTGAAGCAAAAAGAAAACCGATTGTGATACTTTATGTTGTTTTTTTACTTTTAATGATTATTACCATTGTTCCAATAAATATGCTAGTTCAAACTATAATAAGAAAAATAAATAAAGAAAAAATATTAGAACAAAAAAAGATTTATGAAGCACCCTCTGGAAGTGCGAAAGATAGAATGAAGGATTTTTCAGCAGATGAATAA
- a CDS encoding ABC transporter ATP-binding protein, whose protein sequence is MSIVIKNLCKSYKKNLVLDNLNLEVKEGTLFGLLGPNGAGKTTLLSILNFLIPKDSGTIEIAGKSLDTNQKEIKSICSIVPQSYAFYPKLTAYENLEFFASLYGLKNEALKKRINYCVEVCSLEKYINKQAHSFSGGLKRRLNIAIGLLNKPKILYLDEPTVGIDPQSRKYILEVIKEINKKEKTTIIYTSHYMEEVEYLCDEIAILDNSKIIFQENKEQIKNSEFGYKNLEEMFLSLTKQDLRD, encoded by the coding sequence ATGTCAATAGTCATAAAAAATCTATGCAAATCATATAAAAAAAATCTTGTCTTAGACAATCTTAATTTAGAAGTAAAAGAGGGCACACTTTTTGGCTTATTAGGTCCAAATGGTGCAGGGAAAACCACTTTATTATCTATATTAAACTTTTTAATTCCTAAAGATTCAGGCACAATTGAGATTGCAGGTAAAAGTTTAGATACTAATCAAAAGGAAATAAAATCTATTTGTAGTATCGTTCCACAAAGTTATGCTTTTTATCCTAAATTAACTGCCTATGAAAATTTAGAGTTTTTTGCCTCTTTATATGGTTTAAAAAATGAAGCTCTTAAAAAAAGAATAAACTATTGTGTTGAAGTTTGCTCTTTAGAAAAATATATAAACAAACAAGCTCATAGTTTTTCAGGGGGCTTAAAAAGAAGATTAAATATTGCAATTGGATTATTAAATAAACCAAAAATTCTATATCTTGATGAACCAACTGTTGGAATTGACCCACAATCAAGAAAATATATTTTAGAAGTAATTAAAGAGATTAATAAAAAAGAGAAAACAACTATCATTTATACTTCTCATTATATGGAAGAAGTTGAATACTTATGCGATGAAATAGCTATTTTAGATAACTCTAAAATTATTTTTCAAGAGAATAAAGAGCAAATAAAAAATAGTGAGTTTGGATATAAAAATCTTGAAGAGATGTTTTTATCTTTAACAAAACAGGATTTAAGAGACTAA
- a CDS encoding beta-ketoacyl-ACP synthase III has translation MNKVYINNIQKFMPNEPVYNDEMEDYLGYIGGKKSKAKNIVLRSNGIKRRFYVLEKGSLKPLFTNAQITANAIKKLENESFKLKDLEALSCGTTLADQLLPGHTLMVQGELGINEVETLSASGICLSGINALKYIYYGIKAGELKNGVSTGSETSSMVLNSKNFKEESDYKELENNPGIEFEKDFLRWMLSDGAGAMLLEDKPNKQGLSLEIKWIDILSYAGEMPICMYSGCEVDDKNNVTPWRAFEQQEVMNKSLLSIKQNVKLLNENITEYTVTKPIKKILEKRGLKEEDISYFVPHYSSKFFREKLYEGMKKGGLEIPYEKWFTNLTEFGNTGSASIYIMLEELFNSNRLVKGQKILCYVPESGRFSTSFMYLEVV, from the coding sequence ATGAATAAAGTTTATATAAACAATATACAAAAGTTTATGCCAAATGAACCAGTTTATAACGATGAAATGGAAGATTATTTAGGTTATATTGGTGGAAAAAAATCAAAAGCTAAAAATATTGTTTTAAGAAGTAATGGAATAAAAAGAAGATTTTATGTTTTAGAAAAGGGTAGTTTAAAACCTCTTTTCACAAATGCTCAAATTACTGCAAATGCAATAAAAAAATTAGAAAATGAGAGTTTTAAATTAAAAGATTTAGAAGCTTTATCATGTGGAACAACTTTAGCTGACCAACTATTACCTGGACATACCTTGATGGTACAAGGGGAATTAGGTATAAATGAAGTTGAAACTTTAAGTGCTTCTGGAATTTGTCTAAGTGGTATAAATGCTTTAAAATATATCTATTATGGAATAAAAGCAGGGGAGCTTAAAAATGGAGTTTCAACTGGTTCTGAAACTTCATCAATGGTTTTAAATTCAAAAAACTTTAAAGAAGAGTCTGATTATAAAGAGTTAGAAAATAATCCAGGAATAGAGTTTGAAAAAGATTTCCTAAGATGGATGCTTTCAGATGGTGCAGGGGCTATGCTTTTAGAAGATAAACCAAATAAACAAGGCTTATCTTTAGAGATAAAATGGATTGATATATTATCATATGCTGGTGAAATGCCAATTTGTATGTATAGTGGTTGTGAAGTGGATGATAAGAATAATGTAACTCCTTGGAGAGCTTTTGAACAACAAGAAGTTATGAATAAATCGCTTTTATCAATAAAGCAAAATGTGAAACTTTTAAATGAAAATATTACTGAATACACTGTGACAAAACCTATTAAAAAAATATTAGAAAAAAGAGGTTTAAAAGAGGAAGACATCTCTTATTTTGTGCCTCACTACTCTTCAAAATTTTTTAGAGAAAAACTATATGAAGGTATGAAAAAAGGTGGTTTAGAAATTCCTTATGAAAAATGGTTTACAAATCTAACTGAATTTGGAAACACAGGTTCAGCTTCAATTTATATTATGCTTGAAGAACTTTTTAACTCAAATAGATTAGTTAAGGGGCAGAAAATTCTTTGTTATGTTCCTGAAAGTGGAAGATTCTCTACTTCATTTATGTATTTAGAAGTGGTTTAA